One genomic segment of Drosophila melanogaster chromosome 3L includes these proteins:
- the kto gene encoding kohtalo, isoform B, translating into MNMQQFAPNPNNMMQQNAMLQQQQQQQMQQMGNNPMQQQLNVGGGNGQPNPQMNFMQQGPGGGGAGPQGMPGQQQQWHNAPQQQQPPQPYHNQYAPHQQNMQSNRIERPPLNANSKQALSQMLRQRQPFQQQAQQGPGGGFNPMQQQPQASQQQPGPQQQMNPNQMRQQQMNPQQNPQSVAAFNAMQQQPQQNAQQQQMNPNQQQQQQFMRGGNMRPGMAPNQMNQMNMGGQGMSQNPMMQQQIPQNMVGMVNPNANQMMQSGGAQGGNGVGVGVGVGVGGAGNNPNMGMGGMPQQGMIQQQPQQQPQQQVQFQNFQNQYQQQQQQGMQQQGGGAGVGVGVGMAPNQQQQQQANMMGNFNPQMQQGNRNNPDFMAAAAVAQQQQQQQQQQRVVPGGMMAGNRNQYMNQAPNVTMSTMMGPGPGGVVGQVPPYARQQSAGGGKPGVLNTQQQFQQQQQQQQQLRHQMMQLQGMGGGAGGGMGAGPQQGGGAVGGGAGGGMVPQQQSMNQQQTPNLVAQLQRQNMMGQQQYQPPPY; encoded by the exons ATGAACATGCAGCAGTTTGCACCCAATCCGAACAACATGATGCAGCAGAATGCCATGttacaacagcagcagcagcagcagatgcagcaAATGGGCAACAACccgatgcagcagcagctgaatGTGGGCGGTGGGAACGGGCAGCCAAATCCCCAGATGAACTTCATGCAGCAGGGACCAGGGGGCGGTGGAGCCGGACCGCAGGGTATGCctggccagcagcaacagtggCACAAtgcgccgcagcagcagcagccgccacAACCGTACCACAACCAATACGCTCCGCATCAGCAGAACATGCAGT CAAATCGCATCGAGCGCCCGCCGTTGAATGCCAACTCCAAGCAGGCGCTATCACAGATGCTACGACAACGACAACCATTCCAGCAGCAAGCGCAACAGGGTCCGGGGGGTGGTTTCAATCCGatgcagcaacaaccacaggCTTCGCAACAACAGCCCGGTCCTCAGCAGCAGATGAACCCCAACCAAATGCGCCAGCAGCAAATGAATCCCCAGCAAAATCCTCAGTCTGTCGCTGCATTCAACgccatgcagcagcagccgcagcagaacgcccagcagcaacagatgaATCccaaccagcagcaacagcagcagttcATGCGCGGCGGCAACATGCGACCCGGCATGGCGCCCAACCAGATGAATCAGATGAACATGGGAGGTCAAGGCATGTCGCAGAATCCGATGATGCAGCAACAAATCCCACAGAATATGGTGGGCATGGTCAACCCGAATGCCAACCAAATGATGCAGAGCGGTGGAGCTCAGGGAGGCAACGGTGTGGGCGTTGGTGTTGGCGTCGGCGTTGGCGGTGCCGGCAACAATCCCAACATGGGCATGGGAGGCATGCCTCAGCAAGGCATGAtacaacagcagccgcagcaacagccgcagcagcaggtgcAGTTCCAGAACTTCCAGAATCagtaccagcagcagcaacagcagggcATGCAGCAACAGGGCGGTGGAGCAGGCGTTGGAGTGGGCGTCGGCATGGCGCccaatcagcagcaacagcagcaggccaACATGATGGGCAACTTCAATCCGCAGATGCAGCAGGGGAATCGCAACAATCCCGACTTTATGGCCGCCGCAGCGgttgcccagcagcagcaacaacaacaacagcaacagcgcGTTGTTCCCGGAGGAATGATGGCCGGCAACCGGAACCAGTACATGAACCAGGCGCCCAACGTAACCATGTCCACCATGATGGGTCCGGGGCCGGGTGGCGTCGTCGGCCAGGTGCCTCCGTACGCCCGTCAGCAGTCGGCGGGAGGAGGCAAACCCGGCGTCCTCAACACCCAGCAGCagttccagcagcagcaacagcaacaacagcagctgagGCACCAAATGATGCAGTTGCAGGGTATGGGTGGTGGGGCAGGCGGCGGCATGGGAGCCGGGCCTCAGCAGGGGGGTGGCGCCGTTGGCGGTGGCGCCGGAGGCGGAAtggtgccgcagcagcagagcATGAACCAGCAACAAACGCCGAATCTGGTGGCTCAGCTCCAGCGGCAGAACATGATGGGCCAGCAGCAGTATCAACCACCACCGTACTAG
- the CG32221 gene encoding uncharacterized protein: MARITSILDLDPSSLLFIFKLLSLEDQLHLARCCRIFRDAFLRLHRHDFQDVVDKDMSIRTLEDWRTFLWLCGSRIGTLESHFDDDHPLQLLPMISRHCYRLKSISIYNATVARAQPYLLRMSSLEKVHVRNYKSTSKDLIKAIGIHLPRVNSLSLESFERKELQEVRQFSEMLELGLYDDVTASEFATIVKPMRKLRCLQLRNAKRFLTTSNLRMLATNCRHLEKLTFNDCDADLLVLPQFVNLKYLQLYCSEDMKTRLFKALAKSQCSIQLEYLILHRKRWIDEEQAQYISALKCLRWLVCKPRDDLCVHHLAKLSRLECLSIQSAREIGETQLSLLVANNERLRYLNICYCLGITDAFVLDTLASLSKRSAHQTLELFAAATDIRHDIMERLPHEFPLKMLCLNFECSDGMTSGGHFYADEPEFDRQAL, translated from the exons ATGGCCCGCATCACCAGTATTCTGGACTTGGACCCCAGTTCTCTGTTGTTCATCTTCAAGCTTCTAAGCTTGGAGGACCAGTTGCACTTGGCGCGATGCTGTCGCATTTTTAGGGATGCCTTTCTTCGCCTGCATCGCCATGATTTCCAGGATGTTGTTGACAAGGATATGAGTATAAGGACTCTGGAGGATTGGCGCACCTTTCTGTGGCTCTGTGGCAGTCGCATCGGTACACTGGAATCCCACTTTGACGATGATCAcccgctgcagctgctcccGATGATCAGCAGACACTGCTACCGACTGAAGTCCATCTCTATATACAATGCAACAGTGGCACGGGCGCAACCGTATTTATTGAGGATGAGCTCCCTGGAAAAGGTGCACGTGCGTAACTACAAGAGCACCAGCAAGGATCTAATAAAAGCCATTGGGATACACCTTCCGCGGGTCAACAGTCTGAGCCTGGAGAGCTTTGAACGCAAGGAGT TACAAGAAGTACGTCAGTTTAGCGAGATGCTGGAACTTGGCTTGTACGACGACGTGACCGCCTCGGAATTCGCAACAATTGTGAAACCCATGAGGAAGCTGCGATGCCTTCAGCTGCGCAACGCCAAACGCTTTCTGACTACCAGCAATCTCAGGATGCTGGCCACCAACTGCCGCCACCTGGAGAAGCTGACGTTCAATGACTGCGACGCCGATCTGTTGGTCCTGCCGCAGTTTGTAAACCTCAAGTACCTGCAATTATACTGCTCGGAGGATATGAAAACGCGCCTGTTCAAGGCACTGGCCAAAAGCCAGTGCTCCATTCAGTTGGAATACCTCATCCTGCACCGCAAACGCTGGATTGACGAGGAGCAGGCGCAGTACATCAGTGCTTTGAAGTGTCTCCGGTGGCTGGTCTGCAAGCCTCGTGACGATCTGTGTGTTCACCACTTGGCGAAGTTGAGTCGATTAGAGTGCCTTTCCATACAGTCCGCTCGTGAGATTGGAGAAACGCAGCTCTCCCTTTTGGTGGCCAACAATGAGCGCCTTCGGTATCTGAACATTTGCTATTGCCTGGGCATCACAGACGCCTTCGTCTTGGACACGCTGGCCAGCTTATCGAAACGCTCAGCTCATCAAACCCTAGAGCTATTTGCCGCGGCCACTGACATTAGGCATGACATCATGGAACGG CTACCGCACGAATTTCCCCTGAAAATGCTCTGTTTGAACTTCGAGTGCAGCGATGGAATGACAAGCGGCGGACACTTTTATGCCGATGAGCCGGAATTCGATCGCCAAGCCTTGTGA
- the kto gene encoding kohtalo, isoform A translates to MLSMLQEKRPLKRTRLGPPDIYPQDAKQREDELTPTNVKHGFTTTPPLSDEFGTAHNSNVNASKVSAFFSGVLAKKEELMTLPDTGRKKQQINCKDNFWPVSPRRKCTVDAWFKDLAGNKPLLSLAKRAPSFNKKEEIFITLCENQVNMQRATWFIKLSAAYTLSFTESKNKKRSIYDPAAEWTGNMIKFMKELLPKLQEYYQQNHDKSSSNGTTSGSLTAAGNGPASNGSTGTSSINSVTGSSASTNVIPVPSMASPLPPIHSPANGQQAAPGGGVNAGSVMPTTGSLGGVVGGPGSSVVGGAAGAGAAVPPGSTISGIGSQFEDSRNALKYWKYCHQLSKYMYEESLLDRQEFLNWILDLLDKMRTQASFDEPLKKLVLSFALQYMHDFVQSERLCRKMAYIVSKKLAQLLNTVVEQQTIKELDEPKLQQDPYELALQEQMSCPHHRDIVLYLSTILQIITIECPTALVWSGIAAHRAPSSLLGSPLDHLPLAPSVLPMPTRCPRTNHEIRRQLRAAESDIVLRTQHAEQRWFAAKWLSAGKNQYTSVLATLDHLDTHCFDRMEHNNSIDTLYAQIFPSPTVSRRREEDQVEPRPPYEPKQDKDTVRILCEWAVSGQRWGEHRAMVVAILLDKRQIDVTSTPADQQSSDKDDKDSLASGAGLIDGLPVFQHVLMHFLDHDAPVLDEHVSSPQQRTEFTNLVQLFSALIRHDVFSHNAYMHTLISRGDLLLESVLVIKSGTTATKTSPPPPAPPPTTTHGFDDDGFGGGLDFKHNEFDDSNVDDDLDKLVQNIKEKGQQHEAPDSPKIGPPGDGETNPGGSISRHYVYTKHFPIPQDDPSMSSYSSESNQRYILLFGVGKERDEKKHAVKKMSKEIGKLFTKKFSIDVAAAGHVKKHSRNEFNFEATTSKCQQMAYFDQHVVTAQCAANVLEQLNGFALGNNNYLPVQEHVAFLFDLMELALNIYSLLELCDSLLKELPEVEHQLQLKKSNLVRSYTTSLALYIVSILRRYHSCLLLSPEQTLSVFEGVCRTIRHVSNPSECTSAERCIIAYLSDLHESCVLLQGKEQSTEYYQQLQCIKRFKDIFNTPEQLDLPPQGYNPLLLQELFMAPRRGGKLDPHWLGTLHESPANVYSFVSNALIAVCRETDNERLNDVALACAELTASCNVLSEEWIYALQSLCSGSKSPRYPHLGGQVDIGQLKTHNALAVFVCILVARHCFSLADFVSKFALPTLARSVSAGGAELSVDAEAGARLTCHLVLKLFKTLEIPQPGMYSVSTSPNPLHAVGNDFSIRLSCDRHLLVGAHKTIPIAAVLAVLKAILIVVDNAALKTPLASGSGTSSGGLGGAFGSGKRSGFNTPVHPGSTPKSNEQRPADLSQILGTSDLQLGSSLTSEPEALQQPSVGGMEQISLLEFAQAVLKQICAQEHVLERCLKNAEQLCDMIIDEMLTAKQAQRVLHMICYPEPEFNIISELDQRSMIVRILENLGQWTLRISWLDLQLMYRQSLSNNAELNVWLDTVARAAIDVFHMEEVVLPGAVKATHKPKPSTWLVAPLIAKLTPAVQGRILRVAGQVLESMNYFSKVSKSDCNSSGSGDEREKSNSCHSSNSYGLGGVPARNKKMPLDYQPFLGLILTCLKGQDEYKENLLVSLYAQLSQCLQSFAELDTIGGIDEPQAREEILDALQLRFSLVGGMFEAIQKNSTPTTDWAILLAQLVCQGVVDLSCNRELFTTVVDMLATLVHSTLVSDDERHYMNLMKKLKKEIGEKNNASIRVIRQLLPLYKQPTEVIACEHSGMDTKGNKICDIDKKQLRISDKQRISVWDILEGHKNPAPLSWVWFGAVKLERKPLTYEEAHRNLKYHTHSLVKPSSYYYEPLPLPPEDIEPVPEKICIKDEMKADTPSSVDQSPSAVVGGTGRGRGKGTTTRKRKPKNPKTPPVVNTQQQQPQLAQQPQQPQNVQQQQLQQQQQQQQHMQQQHMQQQQMQPNQMGQMPMNMPMNMQQFAPNPNNMMQQNAMLQQQQQQQMQQMGNNPMQQQLNVGGGNGQPNPQMNFMQQGPGGGGAGPQGMPGQQQQWHNAPQQQQPPQPYHNQYAPHQQNMQSNRIERPPLNANSKQALSQMLRQRQPFQQQAQQGPGGGFNPMQQQPQASQQQPGPQQQMNPNQMRQQQMNPQQNPQSVAAFNAMQQQPQQNAQQQQMNPNQQQQQQFMRGGNMRPGMAPNQMNQMNMGGQGMSQNPMMQQQIPQNMVGMVNPNANQMMQSGGAQGGNGVGVGVGVGVGGAGNNPNMGMGGMPQQGMIQQQPQQQPQQQVQFQNFQNQYQQQQQQGMQQQGGGAGVGVGVGMAPNQQQQQQANMMGNFNPQMQQGNRNNPDFMAAAAVAQQQQQQQQQQRVVPGGMMAGNRNQYMNQAPNVTMSTMMGPGPGGVVGQVPPYARQQSAGGGKPGVLNTQQQFQQQQQQQQQLRHQMMQLQGMGGGAGGGMGAGPQQGGGAVGGGAGGGMVPQQQSMNQQQTPNLVAQLQRQNMMGQQQYQPPPY, encoded by the exons ATGCTGTCCATGCTGCAGGAGAAGCGTCCGCTGAAGCGCACCCGTCTGGGTCCGCCGGACATCTATCCGCAGGACGCGAAGCAGCGAGAGGACGAGCTGACGCCCACGAATGTGAAGCACGGATTCACGACGACGCCACCGCTGTCCGATGAATTCGGTACGGCCCACAACTCGAATGTGAACGCCAGCAAAGTGAGCGCATTCTTTAGCGGCGTCCTGGCCAAGAAGGAGGAGCTGATGACCCTGCCGGACACGGGGCGCAAGAAGCAGCAGATCAACTGCAAGGACAACTTCTGGCCCGTTTCGCCGCGTCGCAAGTGTACGGTGGACGCCTGGTTTAAGGACCTCGCCGGTAACAAACCCCTACTTAGCCTAGCCAAACGGGCTCCATCGTTCAACAAGAAGGAGGAGATCTTCATTACTCTGTGCGAGAACCAGGTGAACATGCAACGCGCCACCTGGTTCATCAAGCTGAGCGCCGCCTATACGCTTAGCTTCACCGAGTCTAAGAACAAAAAGCGATCCATTTACGACCCGGCTGCCGAGTGGACCGGCAACATGATCAAGTTCATGAAAGAGCTGCTTCCCAAGCTCCAAGAGTATTATCAGCAGA ACCACGACAAGTCCTCTTCGAATGGCACCACTTCCGGAAGCCTGACCGCCGCCGGTAATGGTCCTGCCAGCAATGGCTCCACTGGCACCAGCTCTATTAACTCCGTCACCGGTAGCAGTGCTTCCACGAACGTAATCCCGGTACCCAGCATGGCCAGTCCACTGCCACCGATTCATAGCCCAGCTAATGGCCAACAGGCAGCTCCTGGCGGAGGAGTGAATGCCGGCAGTGTCATGCCGACGACGGGAAGCCTTGGCGGAGTAGTCGGTGGGCCGGGGTCTTCTGTGGTAGGAGGCGCAGCGGGTGCAGGAGCTGCAGTTCCACCAGGCTCTACAATTTCTGGAATTGGAAGCCAGTTCGAAGATAGTCGCAATGCGCTTAAGTATTGGAAATACTGCCACCAATTGAGCAAGTACATGTACGAGGAATCACTTTTGGACCGACAGGAATTTCTAAACTGGATCCTCGACCTTTTGGACAAGATGCGTACGCAGGCAAGCTTCGACGAACCGTTGAAGAAATTGGTGCTCAGCTTTGCCCTTCAGTACATGCACGACTTCGTCCAGTCGGAGCGTCTTTGCAGAAAGATGGCCTACATAGTGTCCAAAAAACTGGCCCAGTTGCTGAACACTGTCGTAGAACAGCAGACCATCAAAGAGTTGGACGAGCCGAAGTTGCAACAAGATCCCTATGAGCTGGCGCTTCAGGAACAAATGAGTTGTCCCCATCATCGGGATATAGTGCTGTATTTAAGCACGATCCTACAGATCATCACAATCGAGTGCCCCACAGCTCTGGTCTGGAGTGGGATAGCAGCTCACCGAGCACCCTCCTCGTTGTTGGGTAGTCCGCTGGACCATTTGCCTTTGGCGCCCTCAGTCTTGCCGATGCCCACACGCTGTCCGCGAACCAATCACGAGATTCGACGTCAATTGCGGGCCGCCGAGTCGGACATCGTATTGCGCACTCAGCATGCAGAGCAGCGCTGGTTTGCAGCCAAGTGGCTGAGTGCCGGCAAGAATCAATACACCAGTGTGCTGGCTACACTGGACCACTTGGACACGCACTGCTTCGATCGCATGGAACACAATAATAGTATCGATACCCTATACGCACAAATATTTCCCAGCCCAACTGTCAGTCGCAGGCGGGAGGAGGATCAGGTGGAACCTCGTCCGCCTTATGAACCCAAACAAGACAAGGACACGGTACGCATTCTGTGCGAGTGGGCTGTGTCGGGGCAGCGTTGGGGAGAACACAGAGCCATGGTGGTGGCCATTCTACTTGACAAGCGCCAGATCGACGTGACAAGCACGCCGGCGGATCAACAATCCAGTGATAAGGATGACAAGGACTCGCTAGCTTCGGGCGCCGGCTTAATTGATGGCCTGCCTGTGTTTCAGCACGTGTTAATGCACTTCCTTGACCACGATGCTCCCGTCCTCGATGAGCACGTGAGCAGTCCACAGCAGCGCACGGAATTTACCAACCTTGTTCAGCTGTTCAGTGCATTGATTCGCCACGATGTCTTTTCGCACAACGCGTACATGCACACTCTAATTTCACGAGGAGATCTGCTCCTGGAGTCGGTGCTGGTGATCAAATCAGGAACAACGGCCACGAAAACATCGCCGCCACCTCCAGCTCCACCACCAACGACGACGCACGGTTTCGATGATGACGGATTCGGCGGGGGCCTGGACTTCAAACACAACGAATTTGATGATTCCAATGTGGACGACGATTTGGACAAACTGGTGCAAAATATTAAGGAGAAAGGACAACAGCACGAAGCTCCAGACAGTCCCAAGATTGGTCCTCCAGGCGATGGAGAAACCAATCCTGGCGGTAGCATATCGCGGCATTACGTGTACACCAAGCACTTCCCCATCCCCCAGGATGATCCCAGCATGAGCAGCTACAGCAGTGAAAGCAACCAGCGATACATCCTGCTCTTCGGAGTCGGCAAAGAGAGGGACGAGAAGAAGCATGCTGTCAAGAAGATGTCTAAGGAAATTGGAAAGCTTTTCACAAAAAAGTTTAGCATAGATGTGGCGGCGGCCGGTCATGTGAAGAAGCACTCGCGCAACGAGTTTAACTTCGAAGCTACCACGTCCAAGTGCCAGCAGATGGCTTATTTCGACCAGCATGTGGTCACAGCCCAATGTGCGGCCAATGTCCTGGAGCAGCTGAACGGATTCGCGTTAGGGAACAACAACTACCTGCCGGTACAGGAGCACGTGGCGTTCCTCTTTGATCTGATGGAGCTGGCTCTTAATATCTACAGTCTTTTGGAACTGTGCGATAGTCTGTTGAAGGAGTTGCCTGAGGTGGAGCACCAGTTGCAGCTAAAGAAGTCAAACCTAGTGCGCAGTTACACCACTTCACTTGCCCTCTACATCGTCAGCATCCTGCGGCGCTACCACAGCTGCCTTCTTCTTTCACCGGAGCAGACGCTGTCTGTTTTTGAGGGAGTCTGTCGTACCATTCGGCACGTATCGAATCCGAGTGAGTGCACTTCGGCGGAGCGCTGCATTATTGCCTACCTGAGCGACCTACACGAGTCGTGTGTTTTGCTCCAGGGAAAGGAACAATCCACGGAGTACTACCAGCAGCTGCAGTGCATCAAGCGGTTCAAGGACATATTCAACACTCCAGAGCAGCTTGA ccTACCACCTCAGGGTTACAACCCACTGTTGTTGCAGGAGCTTTTCATGGCCCCTCGACGCGGTGGTAAACTGGATCCTCACTGGCTGGGAACCCTGCACGAGTCGCCGGCCAATGTATACAGTTTCGTGTCTAACGCATTAATAGCCGTCTGCCGAGAGACGGACAACGAGCGGCTGAACGATGTGGCCCTCGCATGTGCCGAACTGACCGCCAGCTGCAACGTCTTGTCTGAGGAGTGGATATACGCACTGCAGAGTCTGTGCAGCGGCAGTAAGAGTCCGCGTTATCCGCACCTGGGCGGACAGGTCGACATTGGACAACTTAAGACTCACAACGCCCTGGCCGTGTTCGTATGCATTCTGGTGGCCAGACATTGCTTCTCACTAGCCGACTTTGTAAGTAAGTTCGCCCTGCCTACATTGGCCCGATCGGTAAGCGCTGGTGGAGCCGAACTGAGTGTAGATGCAGAGGCAGGTGCTCGTCTTACATGTCACTTGGTGCTGAAGCTGTTTAAGACCTTGGAGATTCCTCAACCTGGCATGTACTCGGTAAGCACTTCCCCGAATCCACTGCACGCTGTGGGAAACGACTTTAGCATTCGGCTGAGCTGCGATCGTCATCTTCTGGTGGGTGCCCATAAGACCATTCCCATTGCCGCAGTGCTTGCCGTGCTCAAGGCCATTCTCATTGTTGTGGACAATGCGGCGCTTAAAACACCATTGGCTTCCGGCAGCGGCACCTCCTCTGGCGGATTGGGCGGAGCTTTTGGAAGCGGCAAGCGTAGTGGCTTCAATACACCGGTCCATCCGGGAAGCACACCCAAGAGCAACGAACAACGACCGGCCGATCTCAGCCAGATCCTGGGCACCAGCGATTTACAATTGGGCAGCAGTTTGACAAGCGAACCCGAAGCCCTGCAACAGCCATCGGTCGGAGGAATGGAGCAGATCTCGCTGTTGGAGTTCGCCCAGGCGGTGCTCAAGCAGATCTGCGCCCAGGAACACGTTCTGGAAAGATGCCTAAAGAACGCAGAGCAACTCTGCGACATGATAATCGACGAAATGCTGACCGCGAAACAGGCACAGCGGGTTCTGCACATGATCTGCTATCCGGAGCCTGAGTTTAACATCATCTCCGAACTGGATCAGCGCTCAATGATCGTACGCATACTAGAGAATCTCGGACAGTGGACACTGCGTATCTCGTGGCTGGATCTTCAGCTTATGTACCGCCAATCGCTGAGCAACAACGCGGAGCTTAATGTTTGGCTCGACACAGTGGCACGCGCGGCAATCGACGTCTTCCACATGGAGGAAGTTGTCCTGCCGGGTGCCGTGAAGGCGACCCACAAACCCAAACCGTCCACCTGGCTAGTGGCTCCACTCATCGCTAAACTAACACCAGCGGTGCAGGGCAGGATACTTCGAGTGGCTGGTCAGGTTCTTGAGAGCATGAACTATTTCTCCAAGGTGTCCAAGTCCGATTGCAATAGCTCGGGCAGTGGTGACGAGCGCGAGAAGAGCAACAGTTGTCACAGTAGCAATAGCTATGGACTGGGCGGCGTGCCCGCACGCAACAAGAAGATGCCGCTTGATTATCAGCCTTTCCTGGGTCTCATCCTAACTTGCCTGAAAGGCCAGGACGAGTACAAGGAAAACTTACTGGTTTCGCTCTATGCCCAGTTATCACAATGTCTGCAATCCTTTGCTGAG CTGGACACAATCGGTGGCATTGATGAGCCGCAGGCGCGCGAGGAGATCCTCGATGCGCTGCAGTTGCGCTTTTCGCTGGTGGGCGGCATGTTCGAGGCTATCCAAAAGAACAGTACCCCCACCACAGACTGGGCTATTCTTCTGGCCCAATTGGTTTGCCAGGGCGTGGTAGATCTCAGCTGCAATCGTGAGCTGTTCACCACCGTTGTGGACATGTTGGCCACATTGGTGCACTCAACGCTGGTCTCTGATGACGAGAGGCACTACATGAACCTGATGAAGAAGCTAAAGAAGGAAATCGGAGAGAAGAACAACGCCTCCATTCGGGTTATTCGGCAGCTTCTTCCACTTTACAAGCAGCCTACTGAG GTGATTGCGTGCGAACACTCTGGAATGGACACCAAGGGCAACAAGATCTGCGATATAGACAAAAAACAACTACGCATTTCGGACAAACAGCGTATCAGCGTGTGGGACATCCTTGAGGGTCACAAGAACCCGGCTCCTTTGTCCTGGGTGTGGTTTGGTGCAGTCAAGCTGGAGCGCAAGCCCCTTACTTACGAGGAGGCTCACCGCAACCTGAAGTATCACACGCACAGTCTGGTCAAGCCCAGTAGTTATTACTATGAACCGTTGCCACTGCCACCTGAAGACATTGAGCCTGTTCCCGAGAAGATTTGCATA AAGGATGAAATGAAGGCGGACACGCCCTCGTCGGTGGATCAGTCGCCAAGCGCTGTGGTTGGCGGCACGGGAAGAGGTCGCGGCAAGGGAACGACCACGCGGAAACGCAAGCCGAAGAACCCGAAAACGCCACCGGTGGTCAATactcagcaacagcagcctcAGCTGGCACAGCAGCCTCAACAGCCGCAGAAtgtgcagcaacagcagttgcaacagcagcagcaacaacagcagcacatgcagcagcagcacatgcaacagcagcagatgcagccCAACCAAATGGGCCAGATGCCAATGAACATGCCg ATGAACATGCAGCAGTTTGCACCCAATCCGAACAACATGATGCAGCAGAATGCCATGttacaacagcagcagcagcagcagatgcagcaAATGGGCAACAACccgatgcagcagcagctgaatGTGGGCGGTGGGAACGGGCAGCCAAATCCCCAGATGAACTTCATGCAGCAGGGACCAGGGGGCGGTGGAGCCGGACCGCAGGGTATGCctggccagcagcaacagtggCACAAtgcgccgcagcagcagcagccgccacAACCGTACCACAACCAATACGCTCCGCATCAGCAGAACATGCAGT CAAATCGCATCGAGCGCCCGCCGTTGAATGCCAACTCCAAGCAGGCGCTATCACAGATGCTACGACAACGACAACCATTCCAGCAGCAAGCGCAACAGGGTCCGGGGGGTGGTTTCAATCCGatgcagcaacaaccacaggCTTCGCAACAACAGCCCGGTCCTCAGCAGCAGATGAACCCCAACCAAATGCGCCAGCAGCAAATGAATCCCCAGCAAAATCCTCAGTCTGTCGCTGCATTCAACgccatgcagcagcagccgcagcagaacgcccagcagcaacagatgaATCccaaccagcagcaacagcagcagttcATGCGCGGCGGCAACATGCGACCCGGCATGGCGCCCAACCAGATGAATCAGATGAACATGGGAGGTCAAGGCATGTCGCAGAATCCGATGATGCAGCAACAAATCCCACAGAATATGGTGGGCATGGTCAACCCGAATGCCAACCAAATGATGCAGAGCGGTGGAGCTCAGGGAGGCAACGGTGTGGGCGTTGGTGTTGGCGTCGGCGTTGGCGGTGCCGGCAACAATCCCAACATGGGCATGGGAGGCATGCCTCAGCAAGGCATGAtacaacagcagccgcagcaacagccgcagcagcaggtgcAGTTCCAGAACTTCCAGAATCagtaccagcagcagcaacagcagggcATGCAGCAACAGGGCGGTGGAGCAGGCGTTGGAGTGGGCGTCGGCATGGCGCccaatcagcagcaacagcagcaggccaACATGATGGGCAACTTCAATCCGCAGATGCAGCAGGGGAATCGCAACAATCCCGACTTTATGGCCGCCGCAGCGgttgcccagcagcagcaacaacaacaacagcaacagcgcGTTGTTCCCGGAGGAATGATGGCCGGCAACCGGAACCAGTACATGAACCAGGCGCCCAACGTAACCATGTCCACCATGATGGGTCCGGGGCCGGGTGGCGTCGTCGGCCAGGTGCCTCCGTACGCCCGTCAGCAGTCGGCGGGAGGAGGCAAACCCGGCGTCCTCAACACCCAGCAGCagttccagcagcagcaacagcaacaacagcagctgagGCACCAAATGATGCAGTTGCAGGGTATGGGTGGTGGGGCAGGCGGCGGCATGGGAGCCGGGCCTCAGCAGGGGGGTGGCGCCGTTGGCGGTGGCGCCGGAGGCGGAAtggtgccgcagcagcagagcATGAACCAGCAACAAACGCCGAATCTGGTGGCTCAGCTCCAGCGGCAGAACATGATGGGCCAGCAGCAGTATCAACCACCACCGTACTAG